The sequence CGTCATATGCTTCTTTCCTGTACCCTCTCTCTAAGCTCAACCCAACTTTCAGATCCAACCTTTCTTCGTTttatcatcagccacgtttctcttgatcTACCACCTATTCTCCTGCTCTTTTAACTCAGTATCATAATAAATAAACGTAAGTAGAAATTCAGCATTATAATAACTTCACTAAGACAGTAACGTCCTCCGGTttatcatcagccacgtttctcttgatcTACCACCTATTCTCCTATCCAGCGGCTTCAACTCAGTATCACGAAAAAATTAATATCAGTAGAAATTCAGTATTACAATAACTTACCCAAGACAGTAACGTTCTCTACTTTATCATCAGCCACGTCTACCATGTATTTTCCTGCCAAGCGGCTATAACACAGtatcataaaaaaattaacataagtAAATATTTAGTAGTACAATAACTTACGCAAGACAGCCATATCCTCCGATttatcatcagccacgtttctcttgatcTACCACCTATTCTCCTACCTAGTGGATTTACCTCAGTATCACCAAAAAATGAATATAAGTATTACAATAACTTACCCAAGACAGTAACGTCCTCCCCAttatcatcagccacgtttctcttgatcTACCACGTATTCACCTGCCCCTTTAACTCAGTACCATAATAAATAAGCATAAGTAATAATTTGATATTGCGATAACGTACCCAAGACAGTAATGTCCTTCGCAttatcatcagccacgtttctgtTGGTCTACCATGTATTCTGCTGCCCCTTTAACTCAGTATCATAAAAAATGAACATAATAGAAATTTAGCATTACAATAACTCACCCAAGACAGTAACGTTAGCTGAAGCCCAGAGGGCGCTTGTTTTAGACGTAGGACCGACTTGGCACTGGTATTCCCCGTCATCCTCAAGTGTGATCCCGTGAATGACAAGGTGGTGTTCACCCTTGCTGGAGTCTCCTGAGTACGAGTATCTTGGGTAGCCCGGTACATCACGCTCAAAGCCTGAAGGATATGAAAAAAATCCTAGATAGTTATGGCTGACATATATAAATTCACTCAGatagatatagtgtgtgtgtatacacacacacacacacacacacatatatatatatatatatatatatatatattcatatatatatatatatatatgtatatatatatatatatatatatatatatgcatacatatgtatctataaacatgtatgtgtatgcatattacacacacacacacacacacacatatatatatatatttatatatatatatatacatatatatcaatatatatatatgtatatatatacatatatatataaatatatacatatatatatatatatatatatatatatatatatatacacacaaacgcacacgtatAGCcacgtatatacactatatatctgtctatacacatacatatacagaaatatgcctatatacatgtgtgcatatatgaattatatatatatatatatatatatatatatatatatatatatatatatatatatacaaacgcacacgtacatatatttacataaactatatatgtgtatatacatatgcacatacacacatatatgtatataccgatatatacagtatatatatatatatatatatatatatatatatatatatatatatatatatacacacacacaaacatatatatatatatatatgtgtgtgtatatatatatatatatatatatatatatatatatatatatatatatatatattatatatatacatatatatatatatatatatatatatatatatacaaacatatatatatgtttgtgtatatatatatatatatatatatatatataattatatatatatatttatatatatatacatgtatataaatatatatatatatatatatatatatatatatatatatatatgtatatgaagatattaggcaaaacAAAAAGTTTCCATCTGTTTATCTAATAttaaaaaatcctctctctctctctctctctctctctctctctctctctctctctctctctctctctctctctctctctctctctcgtcttaagcTAACGAGCCGTGACTTTAAATGCAATTAACAATTTTCTCGTCTTTGTTATATAAAGTATATGGGACAAGTCATTCCTACAAGACCAACTTATTATATACTTTCAGATCTAGTAAGATTAcaaatggaagtatatatatatatatatatatatatatatatatatatatatgtgtgtgtgtgtgtgtgtgtgtgtgttattatacacacatttaacaaagttatagatattCAAAGCAACGGTAAATAAGAAACATTTGTTAAATCATCATTAACATTTCGAAATAAAGAAATTTCTGAGAGAGCTTGTAATGATAATGTTCTAGAAATGCAAAAACAAATAACAGATATTTAGTGTGTAAAGTCATAtccttgaaaatatatttaatatattattcatAGTGAATTAAACTCAGTGTTCTCATGGTTAATGACAACAATTAATTCGCTAAAATATAAGCAAAATACCAAAGAACAATTTAGTTTAAAGTTTTGTTTAATTATCCCATTGTACATTTCTATATCATCATCACGTTACCTAACTCTCCTGAGGTAATCCCTTAAGTTACTCACTCGAAACATTAGCCAAATGTTAGCTATAAAGATCTAAACTtttacttttctaaatcctgacaATTGCTTTTAGGTTGTCCTAaattttgttatgttttttcattgttttagttcccatcatttttttttttttagctgtcatAAAATATAGTAACGTTGCATAGGGTTTATGACCAAGAGGATTAGGTTTTTATTTCCAGTGTAGAAAGGGTTAATATCTGTTGTGATATGCAGagccatttcaatatatatatatatatatatatatatatatatatatatattatatacatacatacacacacacacacacacatatatatatatatatatatatatatatatatatatatatacggactatAACCTCATATGTATTATTACTATGGAGCTAGATTATTGTCTTGTATTATGGGCtttggtttaaatatatatatatatatatatatatatatatatatatatatatatatatatatatatataaatatatatatatatatatatataaatatatatatatatatatatatatatatatatatatattttatacgttaGTCCTGGTCAAGAGATTCTTCATTCTTGTATGCATATTTGGCATGGAGCTTTTGTGAGCTCAGCTGTACTATGATAAGGTGTTTAGCATAATCTAAATACGTATTAGACTATTGGGATAATCGTTTTAGTAATTCCAagcgtaaaattttaaaaattaggcAATGCTGGATTTAGTTACCATTAGCTGGAGCTCCTGTTCATAGGCTATTGCATTGAAAATATTGGTGAATAGagataattaaaaatatatcacCCAAAAAAAGGTTATTTGAACAATGGCCtactaaaaacaattttaaaatttGGCCACGCTGAATTTACTTAACAAGGACAGATACCTTAGGTATAGCTATAACATTATGATTATTGATGAGAAGTAATTATTGCCAACATTTTACAAAAAGATGATAATCATAATGGCCTAACAAAACTTCTATTCTTGAAAATTTGGCATTGCTGAATTTTGTTACCAATGACAGAAGCCTTGAGTGTAGGCTATATCATTATAATTGTTGATGAAGAGTAATAATTACCAACATATATATtgcaaaaagataataataataatggccttacTAAAACTTTTTGAAAATTAGGCAATGCTGAATTTACTTAACAATGGCAGATACCTTGAGTATAGGCtatatcattttaattattgatgAAGAGTAATAATTACCAACATATTgccaaaagataataataataatggcctacAAAAACTTTTTGAAAATTAGGCAAAGCTGAATATACTTACCAGTGAGAGATACCTTGAGGATAGgctatattattataatgattaatgaAGAGTAATAATTACCAACCTATTACAAAAAGATAATAATGACAATGGCCTAGTAAAACTTCTTTGAAATAAGGCAATGCTGAATTAACTTACCAATGACATATACCTTGATTATAGGCTGTAGCATTGCAAGTATTGATAGATAGTTTTAATCATCGATctattataaaaagataattatgaaaattgCATACCAAAAGTATTCTGGCTTCCATTTGTATAGGGCGCAATCTTAACGATGTTGGGATTTTTGGAGGGATAGAACGTGTCTCCATAAAGTTTATCATCTCTCTTCCTAAAGAAGGATAAGCCAGGAGTCTTAGGACCTTGATCCCTAAAACCACTTATGACAGACGTCATTGGTTTACCTGATCGTAATAATGGATTACATTTTTCAGAGATCATAATACCTTGTGGCTCTTCCACGAATATAACGCCTTGTTTACTATACATTCAAGAAAAGAACATTTTATTTACGGTTTATCATAAAACAGAAGAATATCGCAAATAAGGAAACGATGCAGTAGTAAACATTGAGGAAGATATTGACAAACAACTTATTGAGAAAGTAGTCAAAGGAGTTAATAGCGTATATCTTTGACAAATCACTCGATAGATACGTAGTGAAATATTTAACAATGAAAAGTTATGACTTTATgataatatttatcaataaatgaTGGTTGTTTACGAAATTGATACTTCAAATGAATTGGGGCTTCGTTATATCTGACTTTTATTGCAACTGTCAAGAACATCTAAATTCTATGCAAGATCGTTTATAATACACACgtccacacgcacatacacatacatgcatatatatatatatatatatatatatatatatatatatatatatatatatatatatgtatatatatatatatatatatatatatatatatatatatatatatgtataaataaataaatatatatatatatttacatatatatatacatatatatatatatatatatatatatatatatatatatatatatatatatatatgtatatatatatacatatatatatatgtatatatatatatatatatatatatatattatatatatatatatatatatatatatatttatttatttatacatacatatatatatatatatatatatatatatatatatatatatatatatatgataattttgcactaAATTTGGCTGAGTTACTAAGTCAATAGAATCTCAGTTTCTTGGGCtcgggttcaattccccggccgaccagaagctaatacctttgagttgatttccccttgggtctctgatcccgaggtagagaggaaTAAAAACCAAGTagagtagaaattacggtcgcctagattttactgaaatacggctgagaatgtaTATTCTTTAAGGAGAACTTTCGATTAgagtaacggttttttttttttttaatagtataagGAATGACAAAATTGGTTTTCCTTTTTTCAAGAGTCTTTAATTCACGTTTTTCACTATAGCTACGATTTTTCATACCACTTTTCCATACACCTCACCGTACCCCACCCTTTCAGTCATTCTCAATTTACAGGTGCTACAAAAAGAATTGGTCATCGCATTTTCAACCGGGAACATCCACCCTAAACTCAAGCCATTCTCTTTACCTGTATTTCACTTTTTAACTTCATTTAAAACTTTAAAgtccgtccatgaatggcagaggcaagggacagtggcattgctctatcgagcaggacaatgccctaaagactgaccgtatatacatatgattagcaccaaaatccctctccacccaagctagaaccaaggagggccaggcaacggctgctgatgactaaggggatatacctataggctccctcaaacaccccatacttaactcacaaggatgttgagatggcagtgaccaaagaaactagattcgaaccccagtctggctttcaccagtcagggacgttaccacattgtccACCACGACCTTAAATAGACAAGTCTTTTAAATAGTTCGTTTTTAAATTTTAGGTATAAATTCATCAAAAACTGTTCCTTGTTCGTCGTAGTAGATGTAAATGCTAAAATAATTAAGATGAAGTGCTAATTTGGGGAATAACTGTCAggttttcataatattaatattcataattaatTCAACCCTTTTTATTAGATGCTCGCCTTATAAGGTATTTCAATTCAACTACATAAATTAATGTCTTTAAAGTCgtattcatcgtcatcatcctacgcctattgacgtttgcaaagggcatcggttagatttcgccagtcggctctatcttgaccttttaattcaatatttctccattcatcatctcctacttcacgcttcatagtcctcagccacttaGGCCtacgtcttccaactcttttagtgacttgtggagccaggcggaatgtttggtgaattaatctctcttctcGAGTGCTAAGtcatataatgataatagaattagtTAATTAACTCTAAATAGCAAAGTCTTCACTAACAAGTTGAATAACAACGGGAAAACTTTAATTAACATAAATATAACTTTTTacacaatatgaaaaataaaatcgcACAAAAGTACTGatagtaatattaacaaaaattaaagccTTATGCAATATAAGGAAAATGAAGAGCGTGAAAATATAAATTGTCATAAGAGCTGGCAGGAAACATTTAAGACTAAAAGCAAGCGTACAGGGGAGAAATACCAAATTAAATTCTCTGGGCATAATTCACTTACTTCAGGCATGAATTTGAAAATGTGTTCTAAGTGGAATTCTAGTTTATTTTTGTGTAGAAGTTCAAGTGGGTTAAAGAATTCTATTTCGTATAtctatctgtctttttttttctatatttgtgtatatatcagtgtgtatcatttatctatttattgatttatatatatatatatatatatatatatatatatatacacaaacatatatatatatacacatacatatatatatatatatatatatatatatatatatatatatatatattcatcataaataaccacgtgttgcaaactcataattcatatatatatatatatatatatatatatatatatatatatatatatatatatatatatatatatatatatatattcatcataaataaccacgtgttgcaaagtcacaattcacacatatatatatatatatatatatatatatatacatatattatatatatatacatatacatagatactgtatatatatatatatatatatatatatatatatatataaatatatgtttatatataaatatgtgcgtgtgtataggtgtgtataataTGGTTTCCACTTGTGCCAAAACTTATCCACAATACGGTAATCATCTTGAAAAGAAAAAGTCCCTAATTACTACAAAGAATAAAATCCAATGTTACTGCAAGTACTTTTTTTTTCCAGCCTTTAATCAAACTTTATGATGAATTGAAGTCTGCAGCTAACATAGAACTTTTGCCATTAAAGTTGAACGAACTAATTAGAGGAAAGTACACGTTATTCATCCTTACGTTTGTCCAACCATTTggtgtacagttggtttcattaattccggtacacttcagtggatgctctctctctctctctctctctcctctctctctctctctctctctctctacagtgccATTATCACTTTTGATATAGGTGTGTGTACAATGATTACATAACCTCTTTATCTACTAATCACATTTAAAATNNNNNNNNNNNNNNNNNNNNNNNNNNNNNNNNNNNNNNNNNNNNNNNNNNNNNNNNNNNNNNNNNNNNNNNNNNNNNNNNNNNNNNNNNNNNNNNNNNNNNNNNNNNNNNNNNNNNNNNNNNNNNNNNNNNNNNNNNNNNNNNNNNNNNNNNNNNNNNNNNNNNNNNNNNNNNNNNNNNNNNNNNNNNNNNNNNNNNNNNNNNNNNNNNNNNNNNNNNNNNNNNNNNNNNNNNNNNNNNNNNNNNNNNNNNNNNNNNNNNNNNNNNNNNNNNNNNNNNNNNNNNNNNNNNNNNNNNNNNNNNNNNNNNNNNNNNNNNNNNNNNNNNNNNNNNNNNNNNNNNNNNNNNNNNNNNNNNNNNNNNNNNNNNNNNNNNNNNNNNNNNNNNNNNNNNNNNNNNNNNNNNNNNNNNNNNNNNNNNNNNNNNNNNNNNNNNNNNNNNNNNNNNNNNNNNNNNNNNNNNNNNNNNNNNNNNNNNNNNNNNNNNNNNNNNNNNNNNNNNATCGTTTCTGTTGAGTTATGTGATACTACGAGTTAACGAAGGCCATTCGAATTAATCtgaatattattatatttcataacaTATAAGCAGCGTGGTAAATTAATTCAAAAGTCAACATAACTGAAACGGTTTGGAAAACGGTGTTGCAAAATTGCTTTTTTATCAGAGGTAAGTCGAATGTTTTGGTAAGCGTCAAATTTTTGCAAAGTTATACTCAAATCCTTAcacagttatatacatatatatatatatatatatatatatatatatatatatatatatatatatatatatatatatatatatatatatatatatatgtatatatatatgcatatatatacatatatatatatatgtatatatatatgcatatatatatatatatatatatatatatatatatatatatatatatatgtatatatatacatatatatatatatatataaatatatatatatatatatatatatatatatatatatatatatatatatgtcttacttataactgtaatcgaacagtttaacatgttttttcaaaaaggcccataaaagaaacacaggaaatatgaataaatcacactatatttcggtcaataaacatcgaccctcttcaggatgtaaagtaaaaataagggatacagtggagagtgacggtttatatatgaaagcaaaatatatatatacatatatatatatatatatatatatatatatatatatatatatatatatatatgtatatagatatagatatatatataatcgtactgtactcctctctctctctctctctctctctcctctctctctctctctctctctctctctctttcatatatatatatatatatatatatatatatatatatatatatataaatatatatatatatataaatatatatatatatatatatatatatatatatatataaagagagagagagagagagagagagagagagagagagagagagagagagagagagtatatatatatatatatatatatatatatatatatatatatatatatatatatatatatatatactgtatatatgtatatatatatatatatatatatatatatatatatatatatatatatatatatatatatatatatatatatggatagatagatagatatataaagagagagagagagagagagagagagagagagagagagagagagagagagagagagagagagagagagagactaatataagTAACTTATCCTTTGTCCTCTCATCTTTCTCCTAATATCTATCACAGCCTTTGTTGAACCAATTATGTGACCCATTATACGATGCCCGATGAAATAAGGTTATATAAAAGTCTTGCCTTTTTTTGAAGTTAGGTTGGAATGCTTTTTACCTTTTTTTGGAATACCAGGTGAATGCTTTGATGTTATTTTCTCCCTAAATTACTGAGTAAGAAAAGGTTTTATATAAGAGAAGAGCTAGCAATATAAGACTATTGTTTGtctgaagaacagaaaaaaaattgaggaaTACTTCACGGTGAacacagatatagatataattgtatatatatatatatatatatatatatatatatatatatatatatatatatatatatatatatatatatatatatatatatatcgtcgtcttCTTCGTCGTCGGCACCCACTCGTGTCCGattattgggttctgtcgttagccatcagcctcctatctatggggtgggtgcttatgtctgatgtggctgttaagtcctagtctgtggtggaagagtcgcggacagtgttcacaagggagggtaggtggtgggcggggctgttctaatcactctctccttcttctcctcctagcctcctcattttgtctccacctctcctcgaagtccacggtgccatggtgtactgtactcctccaggttttcttgtccctggctgtttcttcccatgaggaaggatcgatgtcagttagagccagggtgcgctttagttgatctttatagcgcattttcggggctcctcgtggtctggtgccctgggtcagttctccgtagaatattttctttgggagcctagatggatccatcctatgcatgtgtcctatccagcggaggcggtggtggatttTGGTGGCctcgttctaagacttcaatgttggtggtgtggctctcccaggagattttcaagatctgcctcagtttcatttgttggaagtgtTCTAGGggtttaatatcgtttctatatagcgtccatgtttcacatgcatacaggagcgtggagaggactactgccctgaacaccattattttggtggtcattgtcagtgcgtggttgttaaatacgcggcagttgagtcggccaaaggtggAGTGGggtgccctgatcctgttctccacgtcctttttgcttgtgggagctgatgttaggatgctccctaggtaggagaactggtccacctgttctaacggttggtcattcactgtggtattgaagtttgggagcatcagtcctggtggatgctgGACGAgagtcttggttttatctgtgttgacttgcatcccaaaatgatcgtaggcagagttgtatgcatcagctaacgactgcaggtcctctgccgtctgacctggggtggcattgtcgtcagcctactgcagttctcgcactgcacacaaggtggtcttggttctggcgtggagtctggcgaggttgaaagtgcctccatccatgcggaaacttaggtcgactgagggtgtgtctgggggaatctcgttgagcattgctgcggtgtatagcgagaaacacgttggggccagaacacagccctgcttcaggccgccgttgatgaggaatgggtctgaaagagagttctggtggcagactctcccaaccattccgtcatggagggcacgcaccagcttgacaaaatcgggtgggcagccatatcttttgaggacagcccacatggcaggtcgaggtactttgtcgaaggcctttttcaaatcccagaagatgaacattatgggctgttgttgttcaagGCTCTCCTCTTGTaattgtcgcgcacagaagatcatgtctatggtcccgcgggaaggtcgaaagccgcactgggactctggcaggacgtcttctgcgagaataaggaggtcAAGGAGCggaaatcttactcgcgatgctcagtagtgatattccccggtaattgttacagttctccctgtctcccttcttgaagatggtaactatatttgcatcgcggaagtcactggggagggtcttggtctcccatattttcagtataaggagcatcaaacggttcctcaaaccggggccaccgtgagtgaggagctccaacggaatgttgtctggccctggggctttgccgggcttcatgcgctgcagggccttgttgaagtcatggatggagggtggtagtgccatccagtgacggacgggatgctgtggggtcattcgcaggagatcgtctggggtgtctgcttggtcattgaggaggttctcaaagtgagacctccacctggccaggatgccctcgctgtcggtgatggtcgcggccccatccgcgtccttcaggctgcccactgatgaccgtgtgggaccgaatatttcctttgttgctgcatagaagctgtgcaggtcacgttggtcagcgaaactctgtatttctgcagcttttctttgccaccaggtgttctgggcttcacggatccctctttggcaaccagcttcagccaccttgtgagcacatttgttagctgctgttggttggttttccaaagtcaggcgtgcttattgtttggtttcaatgagaagagagatagtagcatcattctcatcaaaccaatcctgccgtttcttggtggtgtagcctagtgtttcctccgcagcACGGGcaatggcgtttctgagggtggtccagtggtgctcaacagtgacctgacccacggggtctgtgAGGTGTTGTTCGTAGGCCTCCTCTGTGcaacctgtgggttgcggagcttacttcaatcaaagcgttggtgtggtacgctatcaggtgcccttctggggggtcgtagggtcgtcacggagagttgggagatgaggagtctgtggtccgtccagcagtcgtccgctccgggcatggatcgggtgatgcggacgtctcctcagtctctggctctggtcaggatgaAGTctagggtgtgccagtgtttagaccgtgggtgtctccatgtggtcttttgtcgttttggtaactggaagatggtgttggt comes from Palaemon carinicauda isolate YSFRI2023 chromosome 3, ASM3689809v2, whole genome shotgun sequence and encodes:
- the LOC137632205 gene encoding uncharacterized protein; translation: MQVNTDKTKTLVQHPPGLMLPNFNTTVNDQPLEQVDQFSYLGSILTSAPTSKKDVENRIRAPHSTFGRLNCRVFNNHALTMTTKIMVFRAVVLSTLLYACETWTLYRNDIKPLEHFQQMKLRQILKISWESHTTNIEVLERGHQNPPPPPLDRTHA